In the genome of Sporichthya brevicatena, one region contains:
- the nusA gene encoding transcription termination factor NusA — protein MDIDMSALRALEREKQISFSLLVEAIEAALLIAYHRTEGSQPHARVSLDRQSGHVVVHAQELGPEGNVLREYDDTPTGFGRIAATTAKQVILQRLRDAEDELTYGEYLGREGDIVSGVIQQGRDPKAVLVDLGKVEAILPPQEQVPGEKYEHGARIKCYVVGVKKGMKGPSVTLSRTHPNLVRRLFALEVPEIADGTVEIAGIAREAGHRTKIAVRSTKSGVNAKGACIGPMGARVRNVMNELHGEKIDIVDWSDDPAELVGHALSPARVSRVEIVDLAGRAARVIVPDYQLSLAIGKEGQNARLAARLTGWRIDIRPDTEGESPAAGDPATADAP, from the coding sequence ATGGACATCGACATGAGCGCCCTGCGCGCGCTGGAGCGGGAGAAGCAGATCTCGTTCTCGCTGCTCGTCGAGGCCATCGAGGCCGCCCTGCTGATCGCCTACCACCGGACCGAGGGCTCGCAGCCGCACGCGCGGGTGTCGCTGGACCGGCAGAGCGGTCACGTGGTCGTGCACGCCCAGGAGCTCGGCCCCGAGGGCAACGTCCTGCGCGAGTACGACGACACCCCCACCGGCTTCGGCCGGATCGCGGCCACGACCGCGAAGCAGGTCATCCTCCAGCGTCTGCGGGACGCCGAGGACGAGCTGACCTACGGCGAGTACCTGGGCCGGGAGGGCGACATCGTCTCCGGCGTCATCCAGCAGGGCCGGGACCCGAAGGCGGTCCTGGTCGACCTCGGCAAGGTCGAGGCGATCCTGCCGCCGCAGGAGCAGGTGCCGGGGGAGAAGTACGAGCACGGCGCCCGGATCAAGTGCTACGTGGTCGGGGTGAAGAAGGGCATGAAGGGCCCGTCGGTCACGCTGTCCCGGACGCACCCGAATCTCGTGCGCCGCCTGTTCGCGCTCGAGGTCCCGGAGATCGCCGACGGCACCGTCGAGATCGCCGGCATCGCCCGCGAGGCTGGGCACCGTACGAAGATCGCGGTCCGGTCCACGAAGTCCGGCGTGAACGCCAAGGGTGCCTGCATCGGGCCGATGGGCGCCCGGGTGCGCAACGTCATGAACGAGCTGCACGGCGAGAAGATCGACATCGTCGACTGGTCCGACGACCCGGCGGAGCTCGTCGGGCACGCGCTCTCACCGGCCCGGGTCAGCCGCGTGGAGATCGTCGACCTCGCGGGCCGCGCCGCGCGCGTGATCGTGCCCGACTACCAACTCTCGCTGGCCATCGGCAAGGAGGGCCAGAACGCCCGCCTCGCCGCCCGGCTGACGGGCTGGCGCATCGACATCCGCCCCGACACCGAGGGTGAGAGCCCGGCGGCCGGCGACCCGGCGACGGCCGACGCTCCCTGA
- the rimP gene encoding ribosome maturation factor RimP: MAAETLPVRIERLIAPVVTAAGLDLESVEVTPAGRRRVLRVVVDRDGGIDLDGVAEVSRAVSDALDASDVMGGQAYVLEVTSPGTDRPLTAPRHWRRAVGRLVKAELTDGTTRTARVLEGGEDGAVLADGPIAYSEVRRARVEVEFGRPEAGEDPGLDAEIAAEIADLQGEED, translated from the coding sequence ATGGCCGCGGAGACGCTCCCCGTGCGCATCGAGCGCCTGATCGCGCCCGTCGTGACGGCTGCCGGGCTGGACCTGGAAAGCGTCGAGGTGACGCCGGCGGGCCGTCGGCGCGTCCTGCGGGTCGTGGTGGACCGTGACGGCGGGATCGATCTGGACGGCGTCGCCGAGGTGAGCCGCGCGGTCTCCGACGCCCTGGATGCCTCCGATGTGATGGGCGGTCAGGCGTATGTGCTCGAGGTCACCAGCCCGGGCACCGACCGCCCCCTGACCGCGCCACGCCACTGGCGGCGCGCGGTCGGCCGGCTGGTCAAGGCCGAACTCACCGACGGGACGACCCGCACCGCCCGGGTGTTGGAGGGCGGTGAGGACGGCGCCGTCCTCGCGGACGGCCCGATCGCCTACAGCGAGGTGCGGCGGGCGCGGGTCGAAGTGGAGTTCGGCCGCCCCGAGGCCGGGGAGGACCCCGGGCTGGACGCCGAGATCGCCGCCGAGATTGCCGACCTGCAGGGAGAGGAGGACTGA
- a CDS encoding ferritin-like domain-containing protein: MPPVPPSRRQVLAGLSAVTAVWLLPGCTGDDGDDGPDAGRAPDPDLDLLARTIADKQNLLAAYAATTTRHPGLAARLDPMRADHAAHLAALTSFRSDVPVPEASASAVPTAPAVPADPQRAVTALASAEHSAAGRRVGQCEAARDRQLARLIASIGGSEAAHTAVLRAGS, encoded by the coding sequence GTGCCACCCGTACCGCCTTCCCGCCGCCAGGTCCTCGCCGGCCTGTCCGCCGTGACCGCCGTGTGGCTGCTGCCCGGCTGCACCGGGGACGACGGCGACGACGGTCCGGACGCCGGCCGCGCGCCGGATCCCGACCTGGACCTGCTGGCCCGCACCATCGCGGACAAGCAGAACCTGCTCGCCGCCTACGCCGCGACCACCACGCGTCACCCGGGGCTCGCCGCGCGGCTGGACCCGATGCGCGCCGACCACGCGGCCCACCTGGCCGCGCTCACCAGCTTCCGCTCCGACGTCCCGGTCCCGGAGGCCTCCGCGAGCGCCGTCCCGACCGCCCCGGCGGTCCCGGCCGATCCGCAGCGGGCCGTGACGGCGTTGGCGTCCGCGGAGCACTCCGCGGCCGGGCGCCGCGTCGGCCAGTGCGAGGCCGCCCGCGACCGGCAGCTCGCCCGGCTGATCGCCTCGATCGGCGGCAGTGAGGCCGCCCACACCGCCGTCCTGCGAGCCGGCTCATGA
- a CDS encoding ferritin-like domain-containing protein, whose amino-acid sequence MSADPEVLGEVLAAEHAAVYGYGAAAAQLSGINRAAALQALDVHRDRRDQLRRKILDGGGTPVESQAAYQLPRPFTGLATVVDVVAGIERDVALAFGALVAASDGDDRGFAARALQDAAVRESAWRREAARFPGLEDPGLAPEAPTPGPSSPS is encoded by the coding sequence ATGAGCGCCGACCCGGAGGTCCTCGGCGAGGTGCTCGCCGCCGAGCACGCCGCCGTCTACGGCTACGGCGCCGCCGCGGCTCAGCTGTCCGGCATCAACCGCGCCGCGGCCCTGCAGGCCCTCGACGTCCACCGCGACCGTCGCGACCAGCTCCGCCGCAAGATCCTCGACGGCGGCGGCACGCCGGTCGAGTCGCAGGCCGCGTACCAGCTCCCCCGCCCGTTCACCGGCCTCGCGACGGTCGTCGACGTCGTCGCCGGCATCGAGCGGGACGTCGCCCTCGCCTTCGGCGCCCTCGTCGCCGCCTCCGACGGCGACGACCGCGGCTTCGCCGCCCGGGCCCTGCAGGACGCCGCGGTCCGCGAGTCCGCCTGGCGCCGCGAGGCCGCCCGCTTCCCGGGCCTCGAGGACCCGGGCCTCGCCCCCGAGGCCCCGACCCCCGGCCCGTCCTCCCCGTCCTGA